A window from Marinagarivorans cellulosilyticus encodes these proteins:
- a CDS encoding PRC-barrel domain containing protein — MFYPYKDLKALSAITSDGSRFKVNDILFDDLHWTARYLVIDTHNWLPGGKKLLISPISIDTVDADNQVLQLNISKDQLLNAPSLDEHAPISKHYEKTFFQYYGYGFYWMYGGMWGATANPMTLREPMNTGISDGENVDYHLRSINEVLGYKLHAKDRSFGHIEDFLLSTEHWAIAFIAANTRNWLPGGEHVLLAPDHFTSVEWADQEIMLGMTKEEIKNSPPYDPLQPNRSAIFALEQQAQHKVS, encoded by the coding sequence ATGTTTTACCCATATAAAGACCTCAAAGCACTGTCCGCCATCACCAGCGACGGAAGTCGCTTTAAGGTAAACGACATACTGTTTGATGACCTGCACTGGACAGCTAGGTACCTAGTGATCGACACGCATAACTGGCTTCCTGGCGGCAAAAAATTACTAATCAGCCCTATCTCCATCGATACTGTCGATGCTGACAACCAAGTTTTACAACTCAACATTAGCAAGGACCAGCTTTTGAATGCGCCGTCACTTGATGAGCACGCGCCAATCTCCAAGCATTACGAGAAAACATTCTTTCAATACTATGGTTATGGTTTTTACTGGATGTATGGAGGCATGTGGGGAGCAACAGCAAACCCCATGACACTGCGAGAGCCCATGAATACCGGCATTTCAGACGGTGAAAACGTTGATTACCATCTACGCTCAATTAACGAAGTGTTAGGCTACAAGCTGCACGCCAAAGACCGCAGTTTTGGCCACATCGAAGACTTTTTATTGAGTACCGAGCACTGGGCCATCGCCTTTATTGCCGCCAATACCCGAAATTGGCTACCCGGTGGCGAACACGTTTTACTGGCCCCCGACCACTTCACCAGCGTGGAATGGGCAGATCAAGAGATTATGCTCGGCATGACAAAAGAGGAAATAAAAAACAGCCCACCTTACGATCCGCTCCAACCGAATCGTTCAGCCATATTCGCACTAGAGCAACAAGCGCAACACAAAGTCAGCTAG
- a CDS encoding PspA/IM30 family protein: protein MNIWSKLVTALRGGVNEAGEAIVDSQALRILEQEIRDASVELQQSKDSLASIMARQKVSEEKCNQLREKVAEHESYALKALEQDNESLAAEVAQKIAEIENRLANESASCESYASSASDLRQAIQKADDDLAQLKHEVDTVKATESVQKAQAAVSAKHSGTNAKLLTAAESLERIKEKQALKSAQMKVAAELARDTSGDGLEAKLKDAGITPAGNSAQSVLARLKNKQQ from the coding sequence ATGAATATTTGGTCAAAATTGGTAACAGCGTTACGCGGTGGCGTTAATGAAGCTGGCGAGGCGATTGTGGATAGCCAGGCGCTGCGTATATTGGAACAGGAAATTCGTGACGCTTCGGTTGAGTTACAACAATCGAAAGACAGTTTGGCTTCTATTATGGCGCGCCAAAAGGTAAGTGAAGAAAAATGTAATCAATTACGTGAAAAAGTTGCAGAGCATGAAAGCTATGCACTTAAAGCGCTAGAGCAAGACAATGAAAGCCTAGCGGCTGAAGTTGCGCAAAAAATCGCTGAGATTGAAAACCGGCTGGCTAACGAAAGTGCATCATGTGAAAGCTATGCCAGCAGTGCTTCGGATTTACGCCAAGCCATTCAAAAAGCCGACGATGATTTGGCGCAACTTAAGCACGAAGTAGATACGGTTAAAGCGACCGAAAGCGTTCAAAAAGCACAGGCTGCTGTATCGGCTAAGCATAGTGGGACTAACGCCAAGCTATTAACGGCAGCGGAGTCGCTAGAGCGAATTAAAGAAAAGCAAGCTTTGAAGTCAGCTCAAATGAAAGTCGCTGCCGAGTTAGCGCGAGATACATCGGGTGATGGGCTTGAAGCGAAGCTTAAGGATGCAGGTATAACGCCGGCAGGCAATAGCGCACAGAGCGTGCTTGCTAGGCTGAAAAACAAACAACAATAA
- a CDS encoding XdhC family protein gives MASSSAQQLIAAILSALKDTSAPKAWLVTVIETWGSSPRPAGSMMFWSGLTGVVGSISGGCIEEDVLQKIRADELPSDRPSQLSYGGKGDQRFKLPCGGKLTVLVEPLSGGEEAITAWEACLRALNSRQGIARFVDVTHGHWRWQGSASFDLHYENNVVSYFAGPARKLLIVGANPTAYHLAEFASALDFAVTVCDPSSDVGQYWFEANFCAFKPAYPDGFVAQDFGDAQSAVVTVSHDPRIDDMALLEALPSKAFYVGAMGSLATSHKRLQRLQSLGLSVQSLQRLHAPIGIDIGSKTPSEIAMSIAAHLVQCYSAQRVSAMAASKVAPGVAL, from the coding sequence GTGGCGAGCTCGTCAGCGCAGCAGTTAATCGCTGCCATTTTATCTGCACTAAAAGATACAAGTGCGCCTAAAGCGTGGTTAGTAACGGTTATCGAAACATGGGGTAGCTCGCCTAGGCCTGCAGGTTCGATGATGTTTTGGTCCGGTTTGACGGGGGTGGTGGGCTCTATTTCTGGCGGCTGCATTGAAGAGGATGTCCTGCAAAAAATTCGCGCTGATGAATTGCCAAGCGATAGACCCAGCCAGCTCAGTTACGGTGGCAAAGGCGACCAGCGTTTTAAGTTGCCTTGTGGTGGAAAATTAACGGTTTTAGTTGAGCCATTAAGTGGCGGGGAAGAAGCTATTACCGCTTGGGAGGCGTGTTTGCGAGCGCTAAACAGTCGCCAAGGTATAGCGCGCTTTGTGGATGTCACGCATGGTCATTGGCGCTGGCAAGGCTCAGCCTCTTTCGATTTGCATTACGAAAATAATGTCGTGAGTTACTTTGCTGGTCCTGCGCGCAAATTACTCATTGTAGGGGCAAACCCTACGGCATATCACTTGGCTGAATTTGCGAGCGCGTTAGATTTTGCCGTGACAGTATGCGACCCATCTAGTGATGTTGGTCAGTATTGGTTTGAGGCCAATTTTTGCGCGTTTAAGCCGGCTTACCCAGATGGTTTCGTTGCTCAAGATTTTGGCGATGCGCAGTCAGCGGTTGTGACGGTGTCCCATGATCCGCGCATTGATGATATGGCATTGTTAGAGGCGCTGCCGAGCAAGGCGTTTTATGTCGGGGCCATGGGCTCGCTCGCAACATCGCACAAACGTTTGCAAAGGTTACAAAGTTTAGGCCTTAGTGTGCAAAGTTTACAGCGTTTACATGCCCCCATTGGCATTGATATTGGCAGCAAAACGCCTAGCGAAATAGCGATGAGCATCGCCGCGCACTTGGTGCAATGTTATTCGGCGCAGCGTGTATCCGCTATGGCGGCTTCCAAGGTCGCACCGGGTGTTGCTCTATGA
- a CDS encoding xanthine dehydrogenase family protein molybdopterin-binding subunit: MIAKITRRSILKTVGLQGPGLILMAPMLGQADTGDKASADFALGVFISIAKTGDVTIVNHRAEMGQGILTSVPQIIADELGADWLRVSVVQAQGDAKYGNQSTGGSASIRNHFPYLRQMGAVARDMLEQTAADIWQVQKKDVKAQSHQVINLKSKKALAFGDLAEQAAKLPVPDIESVKLKDTAEFSLIGRDVRLAGQEDIVRGKTVYAQDVRLPNMLIASIERPPVVGGRVKSVNTAAAKKVAGVVDVIQLKDRSLPTNVKPVSGVAVLATNTWAAHEGRKKLDIQWDTSDKRVALNAKHNSAEYLAELVSAVNTQGDKVRKEGDVYQHSYNPSKTVEATYTVPYHHHMSMEPPAATAVVSADECTVWTGTQAPQWAKGLIAEELGIDAAKVTVNMASMGGAFGRKGKNDFTLEAVELAKAAGRPVKVVWTREDDVKHGFYHSISANYCKAEVNAKGSADYWLQRVAYPPIGATFNLEAKRPSFGQLSLGFADIPFELEHLSCEVHDVETHVRIGWFRSVANINNAFALGCFVDELAAKAGISTHKMWLNLLGKDRIVDPAKEGFDEWDNYGQKTQLHALDTRRMKAILNRVVQESGADKKVKKNEGWGISYAHSFNSYVAAATKVRVDGDKLTVLEMHTAIDCGIAVTPDRIVSQMEGAMIMGLSTALLSEITVNDGVIEQNNFYDYMSTRINQCPPLFVYIAKSQEAPGGVGEPGLPPVIPSIVNAIYHASGRRIRDLPVNKVLTV; this comes from the coding sequence ATGATTGCTAAAATTACGCGGCGCAGTATTTTAAAAACAGTCGGCCTGCAAGGGCCGGGTTTAATATTGATGGCCCCAATGCTGGGTCAGGCAGACACAGGCGATAAAGCATCAGCAGATTTTGCTTTAGGTGTATTTATTAGCATTGCAAAAACAGGTGATGTCACGATTGTTAATCATCGCGCGGAAATGGGGCAGGGCATTTTAACCAGTGTGCCGCAAATTATTGCCGATGAATTGGGCGCCGACTGGCTGCGTGTATCTGTAGTGCAAGCCCAGGGGGATGCAAAATACGGTAATCAATCGACAGGTGGTTCGGCCTCTATTCGAAACCATTTTCCATATCTTCGCCAAATGGGAGCTGTTGCGCGCGACATGCTTGAGCAAACGGCAGCGGATATTTGGCAGGTTCAAAAGAAAGATGTAAAAGCACAGAGCCATCAAGTTATTAACCTTAAATCCAAAAAAGCTCTGGCTTTTGGCGATTTGGCCGAGCAAGCGGCTAAATTACCGGTGCCAGATATTGAATCGGTTAAGTTAAAAGATACGGCTGAATTTTCTTTAATCGGGCGCGATGTTCGGTTGGCTGGTCAAGAAGACATTGTCCGTGGCAAAACGGTATACGCACAAGATGTTCGGCTACCTAATATGCTGATTGCCAGTATCGAACGCCCCCCTGTTGTGGGTGGCCGAGTTAAAAGCGTGAACACTGCAGCGGCCAAAAAGGTGGCCGGTGTGGTTGATGTTATTCAATTAAAAGACCGTAGCTTGCCGACCAATGTTAAGCCTGTTTCTGGCGTTGCGGTGTTGGCCACCAATACTTGGGCGGCTCATGAAGGGCGAAAAAAATTAGATATCCAATGGGATACCAGTGATAAGCGCGTTGCTCTCAATGCAAAGCATAATTCAGCTGAATACTTGGCCGAGCTGGTTTCTGCGGTGAATACCCAAGGTGATAAAGTTCGCAAAGAAGGCGATGTTTATCAGCATTCTTATAACCCCAGTAAAACAGTCGAGGCCACTTACACCGTGCCTTACCATCACCATATGTCGATGGAGCCCCCAGCGGCCACGGCAGTTGTTAGTGCTGATGAGTGCACAGTATGGACGGGCACACAAGCGCCGCAGTGGGCCAAAGGGTTAATCGCTGAAGAGTTGGGGATTGATGCCGCTAAAGTGACGGTGAATATGGCTTCGATGGGCGGGGCTTTTGGGCGTAAAGGTAAAAATGATTTTACCTTGGAAGCTGTTGAGTTAGCGAAGGCGGCAGGCCGGCCGGTAAAAGTGGTATGGACGCGAGAAGATGATGTTAAACATGGCTTTTACCATTCAATATCGGCTAATTATTGTAAGGCAGAAGTCAACGCTAAAGGAAGTGCCGATTACTGGCTGCAACGCGTTGCTTACCCACCAATTGGCGCGACCTTTAATCTAGAGGCGAAGCGCCCCAGTTTTGGCCAGTTATCGCTAGGGTTTGCTGATATTCCTTTTGAGCTTGAGCATTTATCCTGTGAAGTTCACGATGTGGAAACGCATGTGCGCATTGGTTGGTTTCGCTCGGTGGCGAATATCAATAATGCTTTTGCATTGGGGTGTTTTGTAGACGAGTTGGCGGCTAAGGCGGGTATTTCAACCCATAAAATGTGGCTGAACTTGTTGGGTAAAGATCGCATCGTAGACCCTGCAAAAGAAGGTTTTGATGAATGGGATAATTACGGCCAAAAAACGCAGCTTCACGCGTTAGATACACGGCGCATGAAAGCAATTTTAAATCGCGTGGTTCAGGAATCTGGCGCAGATAAAAAAGTGAAAAAAAATGAAGGTTGGGGCATTAGTTATGCGCACAGTTTTAATTCCTATGTGGCCGCGGCCACTAAGGTGCGCGTAGACGGCGATAAACTAACGGTGCTAGAAATGCATACCGCTATTGATTGCGGGATAGCTGTGACCCCTGATCGTATTGTTTCGCAAATGGAAGGCGCGATGATTATGGGCTTGAGTACAGCACTGCTCAGTGAAATTACGGTAAACGATGGCGTTATCGAGCAAAATAATTTTTATGATTATATGTCGACGCGTATTAACCAGTGCCCGCCGTTGTTTGTTTATATTGCAAAATCCCAAGAGGCGCCTGGAGGCGTTGGCGAGCCAGGGTTGCCTCCGGTTATACCAAGCATTGTCAATGCCATTTATCATGCCTCGGGTCGCCGTATCCGAGACTTGCCGGTGAATAAAGTGTTAACGGTGTAG
- a CDS encoding nucleotidyltransferase family protein, protein MSAIAPIGFLVLAAGHARRFGRCKLTARLTPVQTVLGQVLDHIAPVGAPVCVVTSEAKLGVLALAERKRVGVIKMPIDSSGLGESIAYGVAATQHWAGWIVCLGDMPWIDTSLYQRVWQLSCIGTAKQVAPIIGERRGHPVFFDKTYVHALRGLTGDSGAASLIDDRALMTFKAGDQAALRDVDTPADLRCIDKP, encoded by the coding sequence ATGAGCGCAATAGCGCCCATAGGCTTCTTGGTGCTAGCTGCAGGTCATGCACGCCGATTTGGCCGCTGTAAGCTTACGGCAAGGCTTACGCCGGTGCAGACGGTGCTCGGTCAGGTATTAGATCATATCGCACCGGTAGGGGCGCCGGTTTGTGTCGTAACATCTGAAGCCAAGCTTGGAGTGTTAGCGCTTGCCGAGCGCAAGCGGGTTGGCGTTATCAAAATGCCGATCGACTCCTCAGGGCTTGGTGAGTCCATCGCTTATGGCGTTGCAGCAACACAGCATTGGGCGGGGTGGATTGTCTGTTTGGGGGATATGCCTTGGATTGATACAAGCCTTTACCAGCGAGTGTGGCAACTATCGTGTATTGGCACTGCAAAGCAAGTTGCGCCCATTATTGGTGAGAGGCGCGGACACCCTGTTTTTTTTGATAAGACATACGTGCATGCATTACGCGGGCTAACGGGTGATAGCGGAGCGGCCAGTCTTATTGATGATCGAGCACTGATGACGTTTAAAGCCGGTGATCAAGCGGCTTTGAGAGATGTCGATACACCTGCTGATCTCAGGTGTATCGATAAGCCTTAG
- a CDS encoding DUF1449 domain-containing protein — protein MFAILFSEGMTPFYQNVSSFPTVFFSFFLIVSCLFWAISIMGMIDIEILDLPEAETGGEEGMVNGVSTVLLKLGLNGVPITIIITLIALFGWFVSFYSVYFFQISDLMAPIRWVANVAIFAASLYVAILITSQVIKPLRSLFKSMSNDIQKKILGQAAVVRTSRVDEKFGEAEFNDGGAGLILKVRSFDGAVFKRNDRVILLEYVAEQNFYKVIAESEFSLGGAAQ, from the coding sequence ATGTTTGCCATCTTATTTAGCGAAGGCATGACGCCCTTTTATCAAAATGTCAGTAGCTTTCCGACTGTCTTTTTTAGTTTTTTTCTTATCGTATCTTGTCTTTTTTGGGCGATATCAATCATGGGAATGATTGATATCGAAATCCTCGATCTGCCCGAAGCAGAAACCGGCGGCGAAGAGGGTATGGTAAACGGTGTTTCCACCGTGCTGCTTAAGCTGGGTTTAAATGGCGTCCCTATCACTATTATTATTACGCTAATAGCCTTGTTCGGCTGGTTTGTTAGTTTTTATAGCGTCTATTTTTTTCAGATATCTGATTTGATGGCGCCTATCCGTTGGGTCGCTAACGTCGCTATTTTTGCTGCATCGCTTTACGTTGCCATTCTCATAACGTCTCAGGTGATTAAGCCGTTGCGCTCGTTATTTAAAAGTATGTCTAATGATATACAAAAGAAAATCCTAGGGCAGGCCGCCGTTGTGCGTACTTCGCGGGTGGACGAAAAGTTTGGCGAAGCAGAATTTAATGATGGTGGTGCAGGCCTAATTCTTAAAGTCCGATCTTTTGATGGTGCGGTGTTTAAGCGTAACGATCGTGTTATTTTGCTTGAATACGTTGCCGAGCAAAATTTTTATAAAGTTATTGCAGAATCCGAATTCTCGCTTGGCGGAGCTGCTCAGTAA
- a CDS encoding flotillin family protein, with translation MADFSGMGGLLVGAVVVFFIIMGLISLIKLYVKVEQGTALIVNGLGAVPRVHFTGAIVYPLIYKKELMRISLITLEVDRRGKEGLICRDNMRADITVAFYLRVNETEQDVLKVAKSLGSARASDKAAVNELFNAKFSEALKTVGKQLDFVKLFEDRQEFRDKIVEVIGNDLNGYVLEDVAIDYLEQTPKVSLDPNNILDAEGIRKITELTASQNVFTNNLERDEELAIKKKNVETTEAMLELQRQQADAEARQEREIATLKAREEAETKKVQEEERRRADSTTIQVEQDLQVQTENQRREIEVAEQNRLRAVAIEEEKVTRARALEVVSREREVEIQKIEAEKAIEVERKEIANVIRERVAVDKTVAIEEERINEVREVSEADRLKQVKVLAAEADAEEDKVKQVKAAEAEEISAKHKAIEVTTMAEAELEAASKQAEAKKKMAEALRVERAAPGLAEASVQAAKAESLEKEGLAQASVIRAKGDSEAIVIQSKGDAQASALLQSGKAEAEVISAKGESTATSDREIGLAGANVTREQFRAEADGLVEKFDAMSKMSADARSHEEFRMTLETALKEALASIDAGKEIAKENAEVLATALQNAKIDIVGGEDHLFNNFGKALSMGKAIDGLAGKSDTIAGLLERFAGIKLPIPTHGQGSAPNAPVAKADDAETV, from the coding sequence ATGGCTGATTTTTCTGGTATGGGAGGGCTCCTCGTTGGGGCTGTTGTTGTCTTTTTCATTATCATGGGGCTTATCTCGCTTATTAAGCTTTATGTGAAGGTCGAGCAGGGGACGGCGTTAATAGTCAACGGCCTTGGGGCGGTGCCTCGAGTGCATTTTACCGGAGCCATTGTTTATCCGTTGATCTACAAAAAGGAATTGATGCGTATATCGCTGATTACCTTAGAAGTCGATCGCCGAGGCAAAGAAGGGTTGATTTGTCGCGATAATATGCGCGCCGATATCACAGTTGCTTTTTACCTGCGCGTTAACGAAACCGAGCAAGATGTTCTTAAGGTTGCAAAATCTCTTGGCTCTGCGCGCGCTAGTGATAAGGCGGCGGTGAATGAACTTTTTAATGCAAAATTTTCGGAGGCGCTAAAAACGGTTGGTAAGCAGCTTGATTTCGTTAAGTTGTTTGAAGACAGGCAGGAGTTTCGAGACAAAATTGTTGAGGTAATCGGCAATGACCTCAATGGTTATGTACTAGAAGATGTTGCAATTGACTACCTTGAACAAACGCCCAAAGTATCGCTAGACCCGAATAATATTCTGGATGCCGAAGGTATTCGTAAAATTACCGAACTTACCGCAAGCCAAAATGTATTTACCAACAATCTTGAGCGCGATGAAGAGTTGGCGATCAAGAAAAAGAACGTTGAGACCACAGAGGCAATGTTGGAGCTCCAACGTCAACAAGCCGATGCCGAGGCGCGTCAAGAACGCGAAATAGCGACCTTAAAAGCTCGAGAGGAAGCAGAAACTAAAAAGGTACAAGAAGAAGAGCGCCGCCGTGCCGACTCGACCACTATTCAAGTGGAGCAAGATCTTCAAGTGCAAACTGAAAACCAGCGCCGAGAAATAGAAGTGGCGGAGCAAAATCGCTTGCGTGCAGTGGCTATTGAAGAAGAAAAAGTGACGCGCGCACGTGCTTTGGAAGTTGTTTCCCGTGAGCGCGAAGTTGAAATACAAAAAATTGAAGCTGAGAAGGCCATTGAAGTTGAGCGTAAAGAAATTGCTAATGTGATTCGTGAGCGTGTTGCTGTCGATAAAACGGTAGCTATTGAAGAAGAGCGCATTAATGAGGTGCGTGAAGTTTCGGAGGCGGATCGCCTTAAGCAAGTTAAAGTGTTGGCTGCTGAAGCTGATGCGGAAGAAGATAAAGTCAAGCAAGTAAAAGCGGCTGAAGCTGAAGAAATATCAGCTAAGCACAAGGCTATAGAAGTGACGACAATGGCAGAGGCCGAGTTGGAAGCCGCTTCTAAACAGGCAGAGGCGAAAAAGAAAATGGCTGAAGCTTTACGTGTCGAACGCGCGGCGCCAGGGCTTGCTGAGGCAAGTGTGCAGGCAGCTAAAGCGGAATCTTTGGAAAAAGAAGGTCTTGCGCAAGCATCTGTTATTAGAGCAAAAGGTGATTCAGAGGCGATAGTTATTCAGTCTAAAGGTGACGCCCAAGCCAGTGCTCTATTGCAATCTGGTAAAGCAGAAGCTGAAGTTATTTCTGCGAAAGGTGAGTCAACAGCAACATCTGATCGTGAAATTGGTTTAGCGGGCGCTAATGTTACCCGTGAACAATTCCGTGCAGAGGCTGATGGTTTAGTCGAGAAATTCGATGCCATGAGTAAGATGAGTGCCGATGCGCGTTCGCACGAAGAGTTCCGCATGACGTTAGAAACGGCCTTGAAAGAGGCCTTAGCGTCAATTGATGCAGGCAAAGAAATCGCGAAAGAAAATGCCGAAGTATTGGCCACAGCCCTGCAAAATGCCAAGATTGATATTGTTGGTGGCGAAGATCACCTGTTTAACAACTTCGGTAAAGCATTATCTATGGGGAAAGCCATCGATGGCTTGGCCGGTAAAAGTGACACCATTGCGGGTTTGTTAGAACGATTTGCGGGCATTAAGCTGCCAATACCGACCCATGGTCAAGGCAGTGCGCCAAATGCTCCAGTCGCTAAAGCGGATGACGCTGAAACTGTTTAA